The Lycium barbarum isolate Lr01 chromosome 9, ASM1917538v2, whole genome shotgun sequence genome has a segment encoding these proteins:
- the LOC132609673 gene encoding F-box/LRR-repeat protein 25-like isoform X3: MAGVDRLSDLPEPILIHILSMLPHAKQVVQTCILSKQWRFLWKSVPVSLDFEFSDSDNVKDTLDFMASTNRELNYWRYCDKIRKFRVCLFNYRNHYVKDVDLWIHFATKLANVESFAIEFQCVDDTYEFPQFAFRNASLRNLVLRHLELNPSGSVNWSSLVSLSIGHLNLTESVIEKVLSGCPNLERLKLHHFWGIYRLEISSTKLRKLIIKDYYNLYDDLWLEILAPFIQTLELLGQCSDVRVSRKTVPSLVTAVLHLDRLNFYFDEEDDDEVDPTLEKQYSNMKELLHSVAHVENLQLSSWCIECLSILELKGWQPPPSSRKFLKLNAALEQLDFPGICSFLQSSSSLKTLVIDWNDHKPRENNWLM; encoded by the exons ATGGCGGGGGTAGACCGACTCAGTGATTTGCCAGAGCCAATTCTAATTCACATCCTCTCTATGTTGCCCCACGCAAAACAAGTTGTACAAACCTGCATATTATCTAAACAATGGAGATTTCTTTGGAAGTCCGTTCCAGTATCACTCGATTTCGAGTTCTCCGACAGTGACAACGTAAAGGACACCCTTGATTTCATGGCTTCTACAAATAGAGAGCTTAATTATTGGAGGTATTGCGACAAAATCCGAAAATTCAGGGTCTGCCTCTTTAACTACAGGAACCATTATGTCAAAGATGTTGATTTATGGATACATTTTGCAACCAAACTTGCTAATGTTGAAAGTTTTGCTATTGAATTTCAGTGTGTCGATGACACATATGAGTTTCCTCAGTTTGCATTTAGGAATGCGTCGTTGAGGAATTTGGTTTTACGCCACCTTGAACTGAATCCTTCTGGTAGTGTAAACTGGAGTAGTCTCGTTTCTCTTTCAATTGGGCACCTGAATTTGACGGAAAGTGTCATAGAAAAGGTATTATCGGGCTGCCCCAACTTGGAGCGCTTGAAATTACATCATTTTTGGGGCATTTATCGTTTGGAAATCAGCAGTACCAAGCTGAGAAAATTGATCATAAAAGACTACTACAATTTGTATGATGACCTTTGGCTTGAAATATTAGCCCCCTTTATTCAAACTTTGGAGCTTTTGGGGCAGTGCAGTGATGTACGAGTGTCACGTAAAACTGTACCTTCACTTGTCACCGCAGTCCTCCATTTAGAtcgtttaaatttttattttgatGAGGAAGACGACGATGAAGTAGACCCCACCTTGGAGAAGCAGTATAGCAATATGAAGGAACTTCTTCACAGTGTTGCCCATGTCGAGAATCTTCAATTGAGTTCCTGGTGCATCGAG TGCCTGTCCATACTGGAATTGAAAGGGTGGCAGCCTCCACCATCGAGCCGGAAATTCTTAAAACTTAATGCAGCCTTGGAACAGCTGGACTTCCCTGGAATTTGCAGCTTTCTACAGAGTTCATCATCTCTTAAGACATTGGTCATTGACTGGAATGACCATAAGCCGAGA
- the LOC132609673 gene encoding F-box/LRR-repeat protein 25-like isoform X2 gives MAGVDRLSDLPEPILIHILSMLPHAKQVVQTCILSKQWRFLWKSVPVSLDFEFSDSDNVKDTLDFMASTNRELNYWRYCDKIRKFRVCLFNYRNHYVKDVDLWIHFATKLANVESFAIEFQCVDDTYEFPQFAFRNASLRNLVLRHLELNPSGSVNWSSLVSLSIGHLNLTESVIEKVLSGCPNLERLKLHHFWGIYRLEISSTKLRKLIIKDYYNLYDDLWLEILAPFIQTLELLGQCSDVRVSRKTVPSLVTAVLHLDRLNFYFDEEDDDEVDPTLEKQYSNMKELLHSVAHVENLQLSSWCIECLSILELKGWQPPPSSRKFLKLNAALEQLDFPGICSFLQSSSSLKTLVIDWNDHKPRLTLSCSTCGQLTQMRTNITGDSRHIILTALCYI, from the exons ATGGCGGGGGTAGACCGACTCAGTGATTTGCCAGAGCCAATTCTAATTCACATCCTCTCTATGTTGCCCCACGCAAAACAAGTTGTACAAACCTGCATATTATCTAAACAATGGAGATTTCTTTGGAAGTCCGTTCCAGTATCACTCGATTTCGAGTTCTCCGACAGTGACAACGTAAAGGACACCCTTGATTTCATGGCTTCTACAAATAGAGAGCTTAATTATTGGAGGTATTGCGACAAAATCCGAAAATTCAGGGTCTGCCTCTTTAACTACAGGAACCATTATGTCAAAGATGTTGATTTATGGATACATTTTGCAACCAAACTTGCTAATGTTGAAAGTTTTGCTATTGAATTTCAGTGTGTCGATGACACATATGAGTTTCCTCAGTTTGCATTTAGGAATGCGTCGTTGAGGAATTTGGTTTTACGCCACCTTGAACTGAATCCTTCTGGTAGTGTAAACTGGAGTAGTCTCGTTTCTCTTTCAATTGGGCACCTGAATTTGACGGAAAGTGTCATAGAAAAGGTATTATCGGGCTGCCCCAACTTGGAGCGCTTGAAATTACATCATTTTTGGGGCATTTATCGTTTGGAAATCAGCAGTACCAAGCTGAGAAAATTGATCATAAAAGACTACTACAATTTGTATGATGACCTTTGGCTTGAAATATTAGCCCCCTTTATTCAAACTTTGGAGCTTTTGGGGCAGTGCAGTGATGTACGAGTGTCACGTAAAACTGTACCTTCACTTGTCACCGCAGTCCTCCATTTAGAtcgtttaaatttttattttgatGAGGAAGACGACGATGAAGTAGACCCCACCTTGGAGAAGCAGTATAGCAATATGAAGGAACTTCTTCACAGTGTTGCCCATGTCGAGAATCTTCAATTGAGTTCCTGGTGCATCGAG TGCCTGTCCATACTGGAATTGAAAGGGTGGCAGCCTCCACCATCGAGCCGGAAATTCTTAAAACTTAATGCAGCCTTGGAACAGCTGGACTTCCCTGGAATTTGCAGCTTTCTACAGAGTTCATCATCTCTTAAGACATTGGTCATTGACTGGAATGACCATAAGCCGAGA